The following proteins come from a genomic window of Salvia hispanica cultivar TCC Black 2014 chromosome 4, UniMelb_Shisp_WGS_1.0, whole genome shotgun sequence:
- the LOC125220285 gene encoding uncharacterized protein LOC125220285: MWIPAYFRDFPLGPMIRTTSISESENNFYKNFMKPRANLAELYLYFNNALDFQQNARTKLDYNDATSVPILATKLGFEKHAATIYTDSIFRKIQEEIVDGNDRCRVLGFSPTDMIDTYKLGDSRRNSYSVSHDKTDDSYSCDCKLFVANIPEKYCDSRWMKTPLAKAVHGLLDVTVDTRSTVDDRQTVSDQGISLFYGFIRRFETDIDVLHAFVGGLEELGNSLHAGTPPMSAFEKRRMLEEFYGMPKPEVVEVHPPDVVQTKGHASSSASRLISKREKAIKDATRPLRCCKTCDELGHHDSRNCPMLKEMAKEKELSKGKRKA, translated from the exons ATGTGGATACCGGCCTACTTCAGAGATTTCCCACTCGGTCCGATGATTAGGACTACGTCTATATCAGAATCTGAAAACAACttctataaaaattttatgaagccCCGAGCGAACCTTGCCGAATTATACTTGTATTTCAACAATGCTCTGGACTTTCAGCAGAACGCTAGAACAAAGCTGGACTACAACGATGCTACTTCCGTGCCCATACTGGCCACTAAGTTAGGTTTCGAGAAACATGCTGCAACGATTTACACAGACAGTATATTCAGGAAGATACAAGAAGAAATTGTTGATGGTAATGACAGATGCCGTGTACTTGGTTTTTCACCAACAGATATGATTGACACCTACAAGCTTGGGGATAGCCGACGGAATTCGTATTCCGTTAGTCACGACAAGACTGACGATTCATACTCGTGCGACTGCAAATTGTTCG TGGCAAACATTCCAGAGAAGTACTGCGACAGCCGATGGATGAAGACTCCCTTAGCCAAGGCTGTACATGGACTTCTTGATGTCACCGTAGATACAAGGTCCACTGTTGACGATAGGCAGACTGTATCAGATCAAGGGATATCACTGTTCTACGGTTTTATTCGACGATTCGAGACGGACATTGACGTGCTTCATGCATTCGTAGGTGGTTTGGAAGAACTTGGTAATTCTCTTCACGCTGGAACTCCTCCAATGTCGGCCTTTGAAAAGAGGCGCATGCTTGAAGAGTTTTATGGAATGCCAAAGCCTGAAGTAGTAGAGGTCCATCCTCCGGATGTTGTGCAGACCAAGGGTCATGCTAGCAGCTCCGCGAGCCGACTGATttcaaagagagaaaaggctatAAAGGATGCTACTAGGCCTCTTAGATGTTGTAAGACGTGCGATGAGTTGGGCCATCACGACTCTAGAAACTGTCCAATGCTTAAAGAGATGGCGAAGGAGAAAGAGCTTAGTAAAGGCAAGAGGAAAGCTTGA
- the LOC125220286 gene encoding protein FAR1-RELATED SEQUENCE 5-like: MEEVLVIPDCSPQLKPVVGQKFQSLDFAFAFYDVYARAVGFDTRKQGMRKAADGVTTWYSVVCNREGSKRSNDVNARSGFTIKRRRLSKRCGCKASISFKFFSGAVILGYIIQEFKEVHNNYMVESEHQQFMTLNRKLEDVHHKFILDCSKANICPTLTFKMVLDDMAKKKELSDAFTYHYEVNDANQYCMIFTPFTGKDNHGKPVTFAAGLVCNEKTGAFGWLFKYFVECMGVAPKMIVTDQDLGMRSGIQEVLVGTRHRWCMWHIMHKLASKVPGRLLRDEDFKKEFNAYVWSDLLEPDEFEEEWNGVIERYELEDVD, encoded by the exons atggaagaag TGCTTGTTATACCTGACTGTTCTCCACAATTGAAGCCCGTGGTTGGTCAGAAGTTCCAATCCCTAGATTTTGCTTTTGCGTTTTATGATGTGTATGCCCGCGCCGTCGGTTTTGATACGCGAAAACAAGGAATGAGGAAGGCGGCGGACGGTGTAACTACTTGGTATTCTGTCGTATGCAACAGGGAGGGCAGCAAGAGGTCGAATGATGTGAATGCACGATCTGGTTTTACTATTAAACGCAGGCGGTTGTCCAAGCGATGTGGTTGCAAAGCAAGTATATCCTTCAAGTTCTTTTCTGGAGCAGTAATTCTGGGATATATTATTCAGGAGTTCAAAGAGGTTCACAACAATTATATGGTGGAGTCAGAGCATCAGCAGTTCATGACACTTAACCGGAAGTTAGAGGACGTACATCACAAATTCATTCTGGACTGTTCCAAGGCTAATATATGCCCCACACTTACCTTTAAG ATGGTGTTGGACGACATGGCGAAGAAGAAGGAGCTGTCCGATGCGTTCACATATCACTACGAAGTAAATGATGCTAACCA GTATTGCATGATCTTCACACCTTTCACGGGAAAGGACAATCATGGAAAACCTGTAACATTCGCTGCCGGATTGGTGTGCAACGAGAAAACAGGGGCCTTTGGCTGGTTGTTCAAATATTTCGTCGAATGCATGGGTGTAGCACCCAAAATGATTGTAACCGATCAAGACTTGGGCATGAGATCAGGTATTCAAGAGGTTCTTGTAGGCACTCGACACCGATGGTGTATGTGGCATATAATGCACAAGTTGGCTTCCAAGGTTCCAGGCAGGTTGCTTAGGGACGAAGATTTCAAGAAGGAATTCAATGCATACGTTTGGTCGGACTTGCTTGAACCCGACGAATTTGAAGAGGAGTGGAATGGAGTGATTGAGCGTTATGAGCTGGAAGACGTTGATTAG